A stretch of Triticum aestivum cultivar Chinese Spring chromosome 1D, IWGSC CS RefSeq v2.1, whole genome shotgun sequence DNA encodes these proteins:
- the LOC123180543 gene encoding triacylglycerol lipase OBL1, translating into MAAAGSAAAGRHKLGEEKLIIRPEKVRFIDILSLLILRRPITSYAFIDAGDQTTHDVGVTPGDIFVVLTQIIQKALAAAYYPAKIIGAIVELLLNFFALNGGLLGIVWNIIRFKLVIPRREAANYRTMIGMIDGRTELKPAPAASVGDMRQLQVLDVVVSGEVADLESGGYVTAGTPLVLRQYLILEITVMAAKIAYENAAFVKNVVNNVWKFNFVGFYNGWNKFLKEDTTQAFVFTDRAKDASVVVVAFRGTEPFNMQDWSTDVNLSWLGMGAMGHVHAGFLKALGLQEEDGKDANRAFPKDAPNGAAPVGKAIAYYKLREVIRDQLKAHPQARLVITGHSLGGALAAVFPALLALHGETEILGRLGTVQTYGQPRVGDATFVSFFRAEVEKATAFYRVVYRYDVVPRVPFDAPPVAEFTHGGSCVYYDGWYDGKVLPGDAPNPNYFDPRYLLSMYGNALGDLVKGAFLWARAGKDYREGPVSLLYRASGLLVPGLASHSPRDYVNAVRLGRIAPKSL; encoded by the exons ATGGCGGCGGCCGGATCAGCTGCTGCTGGTCGTCACAAGTTGGGGGAGGAGAAGCTGATCATCCGGCCGGAGAAGGTGCGGTTCATCGACATCCTGTCCCTGCTGATCCTGCGCCGGCCCATCACCAGCTACGCCTTCATCGACGCCGGCGACCAGACGACCCACGACGTCGGCGTCACGCCGGGCGACATCTTCGTCGTGCTCACCCAGATCATCCAGAAGGCCCTCGCTGCTGCCTACTACCCGGCAAAGATAATCGGGGCCATCGTCGAGCTCCTCCTCAACTTCTTCGCCCTCAACGGAGGCCTGCTCGGCATCGTATGGAACATCATCAGAT TTAAGCTGGTGATCCCGCGCCGGGAGGCGGCCAACTACCGGACGATGATCGGGATGATCGACGGGAGGACGGAGCTGAAGCCGGCCCCAGCAGCATCTGTCGGCGACATGCGGCAGCTGCAGGTGCTTGACGTCGTGgtctccggcgaggtggcggacCTGGAGAGCGGCGGGTACGTGACGGCTGGGACGCCCCTCGTCCTGCGCCAGTACCTCATCCTCGAGATCACAGTCATGGCGGCCAAGATCGCCTACGAGAACGCCGCCTTCGTCAAGAACGTGGTCAACAACGTCTGGAAG TTCAATTTCGTGGGGTTCTACAACGGCTGGAACA AGTTTCTGAAGGAGGACACGACGCAGGCGTTCGTTTTCACGGACCGGGCCAAGGATGCGAGCGTGGTGGTGGTGGCGTTCCGTGGCACGGAGCCATTCAACATGCAGGACTGGTCGACGGACGTGAACCTGTCGTGGCTGGGCATGGGCGCCATGGGCCACGTCCACGCCGGCTTCCTCAAGGCGCTGGGTCTCCAGGAGGAGGACGGCAAGGACGCCAACCGCGCCTTCCCCAAGGACGCCCCCAACGGCGCCGCCCCAGTCGGCAAGGCCATCGCCTACTACAAGCTCCGCGAGGTGATCCGCGACCAGCTCAAAGCTCACCCGCAGGCGCGGCTCGTGATCACCGGCCACAGCCTCGGCGGCGCGCTCGCCGCCGTCTTCCCGGCGCTGCTGGCGCTGCACGGGGAGACGGAGATCCTGGGCAGGCTCGGCACCGTGCAGACCTACGGGCAGCCGCGCGTGGGCGACGCCACCTTCGTCAGCTTCTTCCGCGCCGAGGTGGAGAAGGCGACGGCCTTCTACCGCGTGGTGTACCGGTACGACGTGGTGCCGCGGGTGCCGTTCGACGCGCCGCCCGTGGCGGAGTTCACCCACGGCGGCTCCTGCGTCTACTACGACGGGTGGTACGACGGGAAGGTGCTCCCCGGCGACGCGCCCAACCCCAACTACTTCGACCCGCGCTACCTGCTCTCCATGTACGGCAACGCGCTGGGGGACCTGGTGAAGGGGGCCTTCCTCTGGGCGAGGGCCGGCAAGGACTACCGCGAGGGCCCCGTCTCCCTGCTCTACCGCGCCTCCGGCCTGCTCGTCCCCGGACTTGCCTCCCACAGCCCGCGCGACTACGTCAACGCCGTCCGCCTCGGCCGCATCGCCCCCAAGTCACTCTAA